From the genome of Vicia villosa cultivar HV-30 ecotype Madison, WI linkage group LG2, Vvil1.0, whole genome shotgun sequence, one region includes:
- the LOC131651465 gene encoding uncharacterized protein LOC131651465 produces MGSSRGRGRPRKLVPSSPVKQVETPTDKLKVDEGGSKGSGKAKSQNVAEETEENRKSEAKGVKHEGETNQQKLWVDVINGNRMQANGMEIEFVAPTIVEGEVQIEIDYDDIRSEVNFWENSLFMHVIGKDLSMNGVKQFMLKFWNFVQTPELFYNDEGYFIMKFRSGEDRDLVMMKGPYTIQNMPMLLRIWHHDFCLKRDMLRTVPVWVKLPQLPLYLWGKRSLSKIGSALRKPLFTDECTAAKLRVSYARILVEIDVTQKIAESINIKDNEGRVIKQPVELEWKPLYCEVCKRAGHKCTPGPQKKTWTAKPNMSQEKKDETIVTKEKKMQGDGAELNTKAKEDEGWIEAKSSRIDKGKKPMKYTEGVECHNEFSSLGVLNDHLVDIDLT; encoded by the coding sequence atggggAGCTCACGGGGACGAGGGCGGCCGCGAAAATTGGTTCCATCGTCACCGGTAAAGCAAGTGGAGACACCCACTGACAAACTGAAGGTAGATGAAGGAGGAAGCAAGGGAAGTGGAAAGGCAAAGTCACAAAATGTGGCGGAGGAGACGGAGGAAAATCGTAAATCTGAGGCGAAAGGGGTGAAACATGAGGGTGAGACGAATCAACAAAAGCTTTGGGTGGATGTGATCAATGGCAACCGGATGCAAGCTAATGGTATGGAGATTGAGTTTGTCGCACCTACAATTGTGGAAGGAGAAGTGCAGATCGAAATTGACTATGACGACATACGCTCAGAGGTAAACTTTTGGGAAAATTCTCTGTTCATGCATGTTATAGGGAAGGACCTCAGTATGAATGGTGTGAAACAATTCATGTTGAAATTCTGGAATTTTGTTCAAACCCCTGAGTTATTCTATAATGATGAGGGATATTTCATAATGAAATTCAGATCTGGGGAAGATAGGGATTTGGTGATGATGAAGGGACCTTACACGATTCAGAATATGCCGATGCTCCTTAGGATATGGCACCACGATTTCTGCTTGAAAAGAGATATGCTTCGTACGGTTCCGGTATGGGTGAAATTACCCCAACTACCTCTCTATCTCTGGGGGAAGAGAAGCCTTAGCAAAATTGGAAGTGCATTAAGGAAACCACTTTTCACTGATGAGTGCACAGCTGCCAAGCTAAGAGTTTCGTATGCGAGGATTTTGGTTGAAATTGATGTCACACAAAAGATTGCAGAATCCATCAACATAAAAGATAATGAAGGCAGGGTGATTAAACAGCCTGTAGAGCTGGAATGGAAACCGCTGTATTGTGAAGTGTGCAAGAGAGCAGGACACAAGTGTACACCAGGACCTCAGAAAAAAACATGGACTGCCAAACCTAATATGAGCCAAGAAAAGAAAGATGAGACCATAGTAACCAAAGAGAAAAAGATGCAGGGTGATGGTGCAGAGTTAAACACAAAGGCCAAAGAAGATGAGGGATGGATAGAAGCAAAATCTAGtagaattgataaggggaaaaaGCCTATGAAATACACTGAAGGGGTTGAGTGTCATAATGAGTTCTCTTCACTAGGGGTTTTGAATGACCATCTAGTGGACATAGACTTAACATGA
- the LOC131648349 gene encoding uncharacterized protein LOC131648349 produces the protein MTCFSQGLVFTTAMVVSTTMLYLVFSKQKHNPSFQIQGNHALRSCLYSEEKKRERKMNTKKSKKKVRFAESVKEEREKKSEVVRKEKQRKRNRVYSGNCRSETLKSRGIPANRVALFNGILRDRVHRMECC, from the exons atgacttgtttttcaCAGGGTCTTGTTTTCACTACTGCCATGGTTGTCTCAACCACCATGCTTTATCTagttttctcaaaacaaaagcatAACCCATCATTTCAAATTCAAGGAAATCACGCTCTACGCTCTTGTTTGTATTCAG AGGAAAAGAAAAGGGAGAGAAAGATGAACACGAAGAAGAGTAAGAAGAAAGTTAGATTTGCAGAAAGTGTGaaggaagaaagagaaaagaagagTGAGGTTGTAAGGAAAGAGAAACAGAGGAAGCGAAACAGAGTATATAGTGGCAACTGCAGAAGTGAAACGTTGAAAAGCCGTGGAATTCCGGCGAATAGAGTCGCTTTGTTCAACGGGATTTTGAGGGACCGAGTTCATAGGATGGAGTGTTGTTAA
- the LOC131648350 gene encoding uncharacterized protein LOC131648350: MEKDNGFCFSNISSIVTPSSVAFVVILTILVRVLHVIYSSGKPLSKRASKPVRTLIILGSGGHTAEMLSLLAVLQNDRFKPRFYIAAATDNMSLQKALLLENSLASESGIDVADASNFMKIYRSREVGQSYVTSVWTTLIATLHALWLMIKIRPEVILCNGPGTCIPLCVIAFIFKILGIRWSSIFYVESIARVRRLSLTGLLLYKLWMADQIFVQWPQLQRMYPRATYVGRLM; this comes from the coding sequence ATGGAAAAAGACAATGGCTTCTGCTTTTCTAATATATCGTCAATCGTCACCCCCTCGAGTGTCGCTTTTGTTGTCATCTTGACGATCTTGGTTCGTGTCCTTCATGTAATATATTCTAGCGGCAAACCCTTGAGCAAAAGAGCTTCAAAACCTGTGAGGACCCTCATCATTTTAGGATCAGGCGGTCATACTGCAGAGATGCTTAGTCTATTAGCAGTGTTACAGAATGATAGGTTTAAACCAAGATTCTACATTGCTGCTGCTACTGACAATATGAGTCTTCAAAAAGCTCTATTGTTGGAGAACTCTCTAGCATCCGAGAGTGGAATAGACGTTGCTGATGCTTCAAACTTCATGAAGATTTATCGAAGTAGAGAAGTCGGTCAATCGTATGTAACCTCGGTTTGGACTACTTTAATTGCAACCCTACATGCGCTATGGCTAATGATTAAAATTAGACCTGAAGTGATACTTTGCAATGGGCCTGGAACTTGCATTCCCCTTTGTGTTATTGCATTTATATTTAAGATACTGGGAATCAGATGGTCATCGATTTTCTATGTTGAGAGTATTGCAAGAGTGAGAAGACTCTCCTTGACTGGTTTGCTTCTGTACAAGCTGTGGATGGCTGATCAGATTTTTGTTCAATGGCCACAGTTGCAACGAATGTATCCTCGAGCTACTTATGTTGGTAGACTCATGTAA
- the LOC131648351 gene encoding EPIDERMAL PATTERNING FACTOR-like protein 8 yields the protein MSPSRIFNAAITTSFIFSLIVLLPRSGGSVLCDESDLEERKVVIGSKPPECVNKCMKCRPCMATVVVNDHDHHQRKKGFKLDSSHEENDSYYLLSWKCRCGNKLFQP from the exons ATGTCTCCTTCTAGAATATTCAATGCTGCAATCACTACTTCTTTCATTTTCTCCCTCATTGTTCTACTTCCTAGATCAG GTGGAAGTGTTTTGTGTGATGAGAGTGATTTGGAGGAAAGGAAAGTGGTGATAGGGTCTAAGCCACCTGAATGTGTAAACAAGTGCATGAAGTGTAGGCCATGCATGGCTACTGTGGTTGTTAATGATCATGATCATCATCAAAGGAAGAAGGGTTTCAAATTAGATTCTTCTCATGAAGAAAATGATAGCTATTATCTTCTTTCATGGAAATGCAGATGTGGTAATAAATTGTTTCAACCATGA